The genomic region AAAAAATCCCTGGCTTAGAGAGTATGCAGGTATAGCATGAAAAAAATCACCCAATAAAATACGAATAAAAATAGCTATAAAAAATGAAGCGAACAAAGCCAAAATATCTGTCAAAAATAAAAACAAATAGTAATCAAGAGGGTCAGCAAGCCTAGGGAAAGTTTGCTGACGAGAAACGGATATACCCTTTAAAGAAGAGCTATATCTTTCTACTTCTTCTTTTAATGATAATCCTTTCACCTACCACCCCAGAAGATATTAACAAAAAATATACAGTTTATTTTTCTTCAAGCAAGCCTAATTTCAGCAAATCATAAAATGGTGCTCCGAAGGTGATATAAACCCATGTGTTCAAGATTTTTTTCCTAAGAAAATGACTTGATAAGAAGTTGGGCTAAACCCAGGAAGACTGCGAAGCAGTCTCATAAAACCTCTTCCCACTCAAAGCCTACGATATTGCGTTCTTTTTGGCTGAACTCAATCCCTATAAGATAAATCTTCCCGCACCCTGTAAGATACTTTTCGTGATACTTCTTGGCTTTTAGTTGCTCAAGGGCTCTTCCCTCCGGCTCTATCTCCACCACCTTAAATTCAAACAAATAACACCTATCCTCAAATCTTACCGCCATATCTAGCCGGCCTTTACTCGTAGACTCTTCTACTCTTACATCTAAGCCCAAGGCCGCAAAGTAGGCGTAAAACACACTGGCGTAAAATCCTTCGTAGCGATGCAACTCCGTCTTACGATACCAGTCATGTGGTATGCCCGCAAAAATGGCCTTAAAGACTTCCAGCAGCAAAGGAACATCGCCACTTATGAGAATTCTGGCAAGTTTAGTTTTGTTATGCGTTTTGGTGGAAATGTCTTCAAATATATAGTTTAGCACATGGTCTGCCAGGGCTTTTTTAACCTCTATGTTCGGATACTTGAGTTTGTAAACTGCTTCGCCAGGAAGAAGCTCTATTTTTTCGGCTATAGTGAGATAACCGGTTTGGAAAAGAAGGGTCTCAAGTTTTATGTTTTCAACTTCAAAGCTTTCAATGAGTTCTTCTCCCGCTTCAAGGTTCTCCAGGTCAGGCAGGCAGTAGCGTTTTTCAAATAGGAGCTTGATGAGAAAAGTGGGCGTGCCGGTCTCAAACCAGTAGGGCCTGAAGATCTTTTCCCTCAGGAAAAGCAAAATATCAAAAGGGTTATAAACGGGCTCTCCTAGCCAGGAGTAGCCATTATACCAGCGGCGGACTTCGTCTAAATCAACCCCTTCAAGACGATCGGCAAAGACTGTTTCAAATTCGCTTTGCGTGTAACCGCAAATGGTGGCAAAAGATGGCGAGATAGTTATGTCTTCAAGGTTGTTCAGACCAGAAAAGAGAGAGACCTTGCTGAACTTGGTAACACCGGTGATGAAGACGAACTTAAGATACGGGTCAGCATCTTTTAAGACCGAGTAGAAGTTTTTAAGTTCCTCGCGTATTTCGGTAGCAGTTTCTGTTTTGTTTATATTGTCAAGGATTGGTTTGTCGTATTCGTCTATGAGGACTACTACTTTTTGACCGCACTTTTGGTAGAGGGTTTTAATGAGTTCCATAAAACGATCTTTAATATTTGAATACTGTAAATTGAGTTGGTAGTCTTTTTCGTGTTCTTTAATAATTACTCTTTCGGTTTCCTGGAGTTCCTGCACACTCCTATGTACCCCGCTACCAAACGAAATGTAAATAACCGGATATTTAATGCTCCAATCCCAATTATCCTCTAAGTAAAGGCCCTCAAAAAGTTCCCTTTTGGCTAAAAAGGCCTGGCGTAAGGTGTCAAGAAATAGGCTTTTACCAAAACGCCGCGGACGAGAAAGAAAATAATATTCTCCTTCTTCAACCAGTTTTTTAACAAACCGGGTTTTGTCAACATAGTAATAATTTTCCGTACGAATTTTTTCAAAACTCTGAATACCTACAGGAAGCTTTTTCTTCATACAAACATTATAACAGAAAAAACTTAGTCAGGGCATGCAAGCGTGCCCTGACTAAAACTAATCTTTCACCGGCTCAATGGTTACGAGAGGGCGAATCTTTTCAAGTTTTTTAGGACCAATGCCTTTTATCTCAAGTAATTCATCAACACTCTTAAATGGCCCATATTTTTCACGATACTCAACGATGGCGGCGGCTATTTTAGGGCCAACTCCTGGTAGGTTAGCGAGTTCTTCCTGACCGGCCACATTCAAATTAATAGAACCCGCCCATGCCGAGACCACCAGAAACACACTAAACAAAATACCCAGCCATAAACTTTTAAGCTTCCTCATACCCACCTCCTGAGTTATTTAAATAAAGTTTTCGGCCAGGAAGCGGGTTAGCTTAAATTTGGATCATTTTTTCGGTATAATTTTGCGAAACCTTTGCAAAATATCTTATTCAAGAGACTGCTTCGCCCATATGGGCTCGCAGTAACACCTGAGAGAGTCATTGTATGGTTTCAATTTAACCCTGTCATTGCGAGGCCTCGCTAGAGGCCGAAGCAATCCCAGGGACTGCTTCGTGGCCCTACGGGCCTCCTCGCAGTGACACCTGAAAGAGTCATTGTATGGTTTTAAGTAAAGGGCAAAAGCATTAAAGTAAAAAAGTTGGTAGGGAGGGACAGGCTGTTGAGTCATGGAACGTTTGCTTTTTAGCAAACTGTTCGATCGCAAGATTAGCCGTCCTTCCCTGTGTTTGAACAGTATCCGGGACGTTTCCAATTACGGAAACTGTCCGTATACAAGGCTAAACCTGGAAGGACCTCCCTACCAACAATCTTTATTTTATCTCAAAGAAAGGAGAATTGAAGACCTATGAAAAATTTATCTTTTCTTGGGGTGGATGTGGCCAAGGATACATTGGTT from Thermodesulfatator indicus DSM 15286 harbors:
- a CDS encoding ComEA family DNA-binding protein, translated to MRKLKSLWLGILFSVFLVVSAWAGSINLNVAGQEELANLPGVGPKIAAAIVEYREKYGPFKSVDELLEIKGIGPKKLEKIRPLVTIEPVKD
- a CDS encoding ATP-binding protein; its protein translation is MKKKLPVGIQSFEKIRTENYYYVDKTRFVKKLVEEGEYYFLSRPRRFGKSLFLDTLRQAFLAKRELFEGLYLEDNWDWSIKYPVIYISFGSGVHRSVQELQETERVIIKEHEKDYQLNLQYSNIKDRFMELIKTLYQKCGQKVVVLIDEYDKPILDNINKTETATEIREELKNFYSVLKDADPYLKFVFITGVTKFSKVSLFSGLNNLEDITISPSFATICGYTQSEFETVFADRLEGVDLDEVRRWYNGYSWLGEPVYNPFDILLFLREKIFRPYWFETGTPTFLIKLLFEKRYCLPDLENLEAGEELIESFEVENIKLETLLFQTGYLTIAEKIELLPGEAVYKLKYPNIEVKKALADHVLNYIFEDISTKTHNKTKLARILISGDVPLLLEVFKAIFAGIPHDWYRKTELHRYEGFYASVFYAYFAALGLDVRVEESTSKGRLDMAVRFEDRCYLFEFKVVEIEPEGRALEQLKAKKYHEKYLTGCGKIYLIGIEFSQKERNIVGFEWEEVL